The segment TGACCTGTCCTACTACTGGGTGGCGGACCGTCAGGGCCGTTCCTTTAAGCGGCTCAACGAGCTATTCGCGACCACCGGGCAGGTCGGGTTCCTGGCCTCCCAACGCGTAGACGGCAAGCTCATCGTTCCCGAAGCGGTCGCGGTCCTAGCCCAGAAGGCCAGCAACTAACCCATGCAGGCACCCACGCGTAGGAGGTGGCAGCAATGAACACCAACAACCTGGTCGAGTTAGTCAAAGCGAATCTGCAAATCACCTTTAGCGAGGATGATGAGTTGATCGCTCACCTGGTCGAGGCCGCCACCTCCTACGCCACCCGCTACCAACACCACCCCGACAGCTTCTACGAGCACTCACTCATGAGCCAGGCCACCAAGCATGCGGTGGTCATGCTCGCCACCCACCTGTACGAATCCAGGGACGGTGCCACCGCAGGGTTCTGGGCAGACAAAACCGACGCCGCCCGGGCTGCCTGGGAAGCAATCAACCGGCTGCTCGTTTTGGACCGGGAATGGAAAATCTAACAACATCACCACCCAGACCAAGGGGCAAGAAGCAGAGGTGAGGCGGGATGGGTTTAGGACAGATGAGAACGTTCATCGACCTCATCCGGCCAGTGCATTCCCGGGATGCTGCTGGCTTCGAGATCACCACCGACCATGTGGTGGCGAGCGTGCGGGCTGCGGTCGAACACCAACACGCCACGGCTGCGTGGGTGAACCGGGCCGCCTACACCAAAGCCACCACCATCTTCCGCATCCGCGCGATTCCTGGTGTGGGGGTGGATGAGTCTATGGTGATCGCCGCACCCGACGGGAGATGGGTCATCGACACCATCGAACAGGTGGGCCGGTATCTGGAGATTGGTGCTCACCAGCACACCCCAGAAGGAGGGCAGCCCTGATGGCACGCGCGTCGGTGAAATTCCCCTCCGCGATCCTCGACGAACTCGATCAGCTTGGTGGCCGTTTGGATGATCATGCCGAGGCAGCATTGAAGGCCGGGGCGGCAGTGGTCGAGCCCGTCATGCGCACCAACCTCGCAGCATCAATCCGCGGCGAGAACGGCACCGGCCAGCTGCTCGGGGCCCTCGGTATCACGACCGTGAAGACGGATCGGAGAGGAAACCACAACATCAAGGTCGGTTTCGACGAACCCCGCCGCGACGGCACCATCAACGCCAAGATTGCCGCCATCCTTGAATACGGGTCCTCCCGTCAGCCCGCACGCCCGTTCCTTGCCACCACCCGCCGGGCTACTCGCGCCAGGGCGGTTGAGGCAATGAAAGCCGTGCTCACCACCCGCATGGGTAAGGGAGGTGGCCCGTGAGTGCTCCGTTGAGTCAACCATTGCTGGAAGTTGTCACTGGCGTGTGTGAGGCCTTGGCCATCCCGGTCAGGGTCTCTCTCTTTACCCCCACACCACTGCCGGACACGTTCGCCGTCACAACCCCACTCGGGGACGACCTGGGGCTGTGGGCGGACGGGGCACCCGGCGTCGAAATCGAACAAGCCCGCCTATCCCTGTACACGACGGGCAACTACCTACCCCTACGCGACACCGTTACCTCGGCGCTGCTCGCTGCTGGGGTCACGATCACCGGCCGCACCTACGTGGGATTCGAGGACGAGACCGGCTACCACCACTACGCCATCGACACCGCCGCCCACCGGGTATGGGGCGGCTAGTCCTCGGCGTTGAAGAAGTCTTCGTCGATGGAGTAGAGCGTGACCTCCCTGTGCTTTTCTACTGCGACACCGTAGGTGAGCATGAGGTTGGTCAGTTTGACGCCATCGATGAGCACAATGGTTCCGTGCGGGTACTTCTCTGCAATTGAGAGCGCGGCCGGTTGGAACTTGGAGGTCGTGATGAACACGCCAAGGCTCGCACCATGCGAATCCAGAGCTCCCATGAAGTCACGCACTTCAGGTGTTCCCACGGTGTTGGAATCGGCGTATCGCTTGGCTTGAATGTAGACGTTGGTCAATCCCAGTGGGTCTTGGCGGATGATGCCATCGATTCCGTTGTCTCCGGACTTACCTACGCGCTGCTTCGCGCCGTGCGTGCCGCCATATCCCATGGCCCATAACAGTTCGACCACCGCGTTCTCGAAGAACTCAGGGCTTTCCTCTTGCAAGCGATGCCGCAAGCGGGTCTCGACTTCTGCGTTGAACTCACGAGCCAGTTCGTCGATTGCCTCGACAGGGTCGGATGCCCCATCAGTGTCAAGATCATCGCCGTTTGAAGCAGACGACCCTGAAGCAGCGTTCTTACGTTCAGCAACCTCTTGTTGGTAAGCAACCCAGGCCGGCCACTCAAGCAAGTCCTTCTGGGTGTACGAGGTCAAACCGCGCGCATCTACCGCCAGTCCATCATCGGTGATTTGGTAAACGCCTCGCTTGGGCTTAGACACAAGGCCCGCAGCGGAGAACGAGGAGCACGCCCAATTGATCCGGTTGACATAGCGCAGTCCACCGGAGGGTAGTTCTTGGGCGCGAGCCTGCTCATCAAGTCCAGCCAAGTCGGCAGCGCGCTCGCACAGTTCCCTGAAAGCAAGCGGCTTGCCGTCTGCCAGCGCACGCAGCACCAACGGACGGAACTCATCAGCAGAAGGGACTTGCATAACCACAACAAACTCCTACCCGTCATAGGCGCGCAGTCCTTGCGTGCCTGACTCCCATCACCAAATTTACAGGCAGACATCACCCCTGACACGGAAGGATCACCCACCATGGCCACTATTGGGCTCGACAGCCTCTACTACGCCACCATCACCGAGAACGATGACGGTGAAGAAACCTACGCCACCCCCGAGCGGCTGGCGAAAGCGATCAGTGCGGAACTGTCCGTCGAAGTCGCCGAAGCCATCCTCTACGCGGACGACGGTCCTGCCGAAGTCGTTAAAGAATTCCAGTCCGGCACCCTCACCCTGGGAGTAGACGACCTCACCCCAACGGTCGCCGCGGCCCTGGTGGGCGCGGTAGTGGACAAGAACAAAGTGCTCGTCTCCGCTTCCGAAGACGGTGGCGCTCCGGTCGCTATCGGGTTCCGAGCCCGTAAGGCTGACGGCACCTACCGGTACTTCTGGCTCTACAAGGTCCGCTTCGCCATCCCTGCCGCGTCCTTGAACACCAAGGGCGACAGTATTGAGTTCGCGACCCCGTCTATCGAGGGCACGATCCTGCGCCGCACCAAGCCCGATGCTTCCGGTAAGCACCCGTGGAAGGCCGAAGCCACCGAAGGTGACGCCACCAAGAACATCACCGATGGCTGGTTCAAGAACGTCTATGAGCCCGCCTACGCCACCACCACCGTCACCGCCAGCTAAACCGGAAGGAACCAGTCATGGCTAAAACCAGTAAGAAAACCCCGGCCAGTGTGCTGCCAGACGGGGCAGGCCATTCATCGTTTATCCGTCTGGGTGGGCAGGATTTCGAGCTCATCCTCACCACCCGCGCCACCAGGGAAATCGCCTCCCGCTACGGGGGCCTGGAACAACTCGGCGAGAAACTCGAGAACGAGGCGGATCTGGGTGAGCAGATCGGTGAAATCGCATGGCTGATCGCGCTACTGGCCAACCAGTCCGTGTTGATCCACAACCTCACCCACCCCCAGGACGTGAAGCCTGAGGTGACTGCGGAGATGGTTGAGTTACTCACCGTGCCTGGTGAGCTGGCGGGCTATCGGGAGGCGATCACCGCTGCTCTGGCTGCTGGGACGGGGCGTGAGGTCGCCTCCCCAAAAGCCTAACCACCAGCCCGTCAGCGAACTGGGGTGAGAACCTCACCCGCCTGGCCTACCTGGCCCACCGCTACCTGCACCTGGACCGGTGGGAGGTCGCGCTCATGCCGCTCGGCGTGCTGCTCGACCTCATCGAGTGCCACTGGCAACACACCCAACCCGGCCGCAACAGCGCTGAGCCGAGCATCGACGACATCATCCCGCCAGGCATCTAAGCCCCACGCTCACTCACGGGTCTGGGGCTTAGTCCTGTGCTTTACCCTCAAAGGAGGCCAGGGTGGCTGATTCATCGTTTGGTTTGAAGATTGGCTTGGAGGGCGAGCGGGAGTTTAAGAAGGCGATCACGGATATCAACCGTGAGATGCGGGTGCTGGGGTCTGAGATGAAGGTGGTGGCTTCCCAGTTCGGGAAGAACGCTGCTGACGCGGACGCTCTCACGGCCCGCAACGAGGTGTTGGGCAAGCAGATCGAAACCCAGAAGGGCAAGATCGAGGCGCTGAAGGCCGCCCTCCAAAACGCCAGTAGTTCGTTTGGTGAGGCTGATAGTCGTACCCAGAACTGGCAGATCCAGCTCAACAACGCCACCGCGACCCTGAACGAGCTCGAGGGGGAACTGGGCCAGAACACCTCCAAAATCGAGCAGCTCACCAATGCTGCGGGCAATAGCGAGGGTGAGTTCAAGGACGCCGCCACTGGCGCAGACAAACTCAGTGGCGAGGTGGATGATCTCGGCCGGGAAATGGATGACACATCCGGGAAGACTCGTGTCTTTGGTGATGTCCTGAAAGCCAACCTGGCTGCCGAGGCCATTATCGGCGGGGTTAAGGCCATCGGGTCCGCGATCGCTGGTATCGGCCGCGGCTTC is part of the Trueperella abortisuis genome and harbors:
- a CDS encoding head-tail connector protein; translation: MNTNNLVELVKANLQITFSEDDELIAHLVEAATSYATRYQHHPDSFYEHSLMSQATKHAVVMLATHLYESRDGATAGFWADKTDAARAAWEAINRLLVLDREWKI
- a CDS encoding head-tail adaptor protein, which gives rise to MGLGQMRTFIDLIRPVHSRDAAGFEITTDHVVASVRAAVEHQHATAAWVNRAAYTKATTIFRIRAIPGVGVDESMVIAAPDGRWVIDTIEQVGRYLEIGAHQHTPEGGQP
- a CDS encoding HK97-gp10 family putative phage morphogenesis protein — protein: MARASVKFPSAILDELDQLGGRLDDHAEAALKAGAAVVEPVMRTNLAASIRGENGTGQLLGALGITTVKTDRRGNHNIKVGFDEPRRDGTINAKIAAILEYGSSRQPARPFLATTRRATRARAVEAMKAVLTTRMGKGGGP
- a CDS encoding restriction endonuclease, whose amino-acid sequence is MQVPSADEFRPLVLRALADGKPLAFRELCERAADLAGLDEQARAQELPSGGLRYVNRINWACSSFSAAGLVSKPKRGVYQITDDGLAVDARGLTSYTQKDLLEWPAWVAYQQEVAERKNAASGSSASNGDDLDTDGASDPVEAIDELAREFNAEVETRLRHRLQEESPEFFENAVVELLWAMGYGGTHGAKQRVGKSGDNGIDGIIRQDPLGLTNVYIQAKRYADSNTVGTPEVRDFMGALDSHGASLGVFITTSKFQPAALSIAEKYPHGTIVLIDGVKLTNLMLTYGVAVEKHREVTLYSIDEDFFNAED
- a CDS encoding major tail protein; the protein is MATIGLDSLYYATITENDDGEETYATPERLAKAISAELSVEVAEAILYADDGPAEVVKEFQSGTLTLGVDDLTPTVAAALVGAVVDKNKVLVSASEDGGAPVAIGFRARKADGTYRYFWLYKVRFAIPAASLNTKGDSIEFATPSIEGTILRRTKPDASGKHPWKAEATEGDATKNITDGWFKNVYEPAYATTTVTAS